The Prosthecomicrobium sp. N25 nucleotide sequence TCGCCGGCCGCTGGACCGCCACCGTCTTCGCCCAGAACGGCACCACGGTGACGACTACCGGCTGCGACCTCGCCATCTCGTCGACGGGCGCCGTCACCGGGACCTGCGCCGATTCGGCCGCGGCCCAGCCGGTGCCGACCGGCACCGCCACCGTCCTCAACGCCCAGAAGTGCATGTTCAACGGCACGCTGACGCTCGGCACCGTGGTCCACACCATCAACCTCGCCGCCATGACCAACGACAAGCAGATGGTCGCCGGCATCGGCACGATCGACGCGGGCACTAGCACGACGCCGCCGACGACCCCGCCCACCACCCCGCCCACGGCGGCCGGTGGCTTCCAGCTCACCATGGTCAAGCAGGCCGGCGGCAACAGCGGCACGGGCGGCGCCGGCGTCGGCGGTGGCAGCGGCAGCGGCAGCGGCAAGAAGTAAGACCTTCGCCGGCCCGGGTCCCGTTCCGGTCCGGCCTCGAAACCCTGGCTCGCGCCCGCGAGGGCGTGCGCTATTCCTCCAGGACGTAGCCGCCCGGCGCGTCGCAGAGCACCGGCAGGCCCTTGTCCGGGGCCCCGATCGGGGGCGGCGCGCCCGGCGCGCCGGAGTGCTGGCCGAGCCAGGCGAACCAGGCCGGCCACCAGGAACCGTCCTGCGGCGCGTGGGCGGCGAGCCAGCCGTCCGGATCGACGTAGACGTCGTCGCGCCCTTTCGTGCCGATCCTGTAGCGCCGCTCGCGGCCGCTGCGGCCGACATGGCCCGGCTCCGAGACGATTCCGGCGTTGTGGCCTCCGGAGGTCAGCAGGAACGTCACCTCCGTGTCGGTCAGGAGACTGATCTTGTAGACGGAGCGCCACGGCGCCACGTGGTCCGTCTCGGTGCCGACCGCGAAGAGCGGCACATGCACGTCCTCGAGCGCGACTGCGCGGCCGTCCACCTTGTACCGGCCCTCCGCCAGGTCGTTCTTCAGGAACAGCCCCTTCAGGTACTCGGTGTGCATGCGGAAGGGCATGCGCGTCGCATCCGCGTTCCACGCCATCAGGTCGTTCGCCGGCGGCCGCTCGCCGAGCAGGTACTCGCGCAGGATCCGCGACCAGACGAGGTCGGTCGACCGCAGCATCTGGAAGGCGCCGGCCATCTGCTTGGTGTCGAGGAAGCCGCGCTCCCACATCATGTCTTCCAGGAACGCGAGCTGGCTGTCGTCGATGAAGAGCGTCAGCTCGCCGGCCTCGTGGAAGTCGGTTTGCGACGCGAAGAGCGTGAGGGAGGCGAACCGGCCCCGCCCGTTCTGCGGCTCCGCCGCCGCCGCCGTGGCGAGCAGCGTGCCGCCGATGCAATAGCCGGTCGCGTGCACCTTCACGTTCGGCACGATCGCCGCGACGGCCCCCATGGCGGCCTCGATGCCGAGCTTGCGATAGTCGTCGAAGCCGATGTCGCGGTCGTCCTCGGTCGGGTTCTTCCACGAGATCATGAAGACCGTGAAGCCCTCCGCGACCAGGTGACGGACCAGCGAGTTCTCCGGCGAGAGGTCGAGGATGTAGTATTTCATGATCCAGGCCGGCACGATCAGCACCGGCTCGGGCCTGACCGACGCGGTCGTCGGCTCGTACTGGATGAGCTCCATCAGCCGGTTGCGGAACACCACCTTGCCGGGCGTCACCGCCACGTCGCGCCCGGGCACGAAGGCCTCGCCCGCGCCCTCGCGCCGTCCCGAGAAGGCCGCGGTCGCGTCCTCGCTCCAGTTCCGGAAGCCGCGCACCAGGTTGGCGCCGCCCTCTTCCGCCGTGCGCCGGATGACCTCCGGGTTCAGGGCCGGCACGTTGGAAGGCGCCGCCATGTCGAGGATCTGGCGCGCCGCGAACTCGACGACCCGCTCATGGTGCGGCGAGACCCCGCGCACGTTCGTGGTCGCTTCCTTCCACCACTGCTCCGTCAGCAGGAACCCTTGCGCGGCGAGGCTGAACGGCAGGTGCTTCCAGTCGTCGGCGGCGAAGCGGCGGTCGTTCGGGGCCGGCTCGACGCAGACCGGGCAGGGGGCTCCGCCGTTCAGGGCCGACGACAGGGCGAAGCGGCCGAACTCGGCCCATTTCCGCAGGGCGGATTCGGCGAGCAGGATCGACTTGCCCGGCGAGGTCGCCAGATGCAGCGCCCAGTCCATGTAGGCGAGCGTGACGGCCGCCGGCGACAGCCCCTGAGTCACCCGCGCCGCCGCCGCATGGGAGGCCCGGTCGACGACGTCCGCCACGGTTCGTGCCGCATGGCTTTCCACCCGCGGGAAGGGCAGGTGCAGGGCCGAGGGGGCCGGCACGCCCCAGGCACCCGGGCCTCCCGCCGAGGCCGGCGCCGGCGCGGCCGGATCCGCCGACCGCCCGACGGCCTCGCCGCCCACCAGCTTGAGGGCGGGCTTCGCCGCCTTCGGCCTGCGGCCTGTGGAGATCCGATCGGTCATGTCCGCTCCCTATCCAAGCTCCGATGGATTGGTATTCTAGCCCATCGGACGCGACGGATTCGTGATCCCGATCAATCGCGCCACGGTTCGGCGCCTTCGTGGCGATCGAGGAAGTCCTCGACGCCGAGGCTGCGGAAGTCGTCGAGCGCCGCCCGGAGCCGCTTGTGGCTCCAGTCCCACCAGCCGAGCCGTATCAGCCGTTCGGCGACGGCGGCCGGGAAGCGGGCCCGGATGGGCTTCGCCGGATTGCCCCCGACGATCGTGTAGGGCTCGACGTCGCGGGTGACGACCGCCCCGGCCGCCACCACGGCGCCCGTCCCGACCGTCCGCCCGGGCAGAACGATCGCACCCCGCCCGATCCAGACGTCGTGCCCGATCGAGACGCGCGCCTGCCGGCGCCGGTCGAACAGCTCCGGCTCGTCCTCGGCATCCTCGAAATACTGCCAGGACCGATAGGTGAAATGCGACTGGCTCGCCCGCTCCATCGGGTGGTTTCCGGGGTTGATCCCGACCAGCGCCCCGATGGAGACGAACTTGCCGATGTCCGCGTAGACGATCTCGCAGTCGCTCGTCGCATAGGAATAGTCGCCGAAGACGGACTCGATCACCGTGGTGCGGGCGCCGAGCTTGCAGAACTTGCCGAAGGTCGAGGCCCGCGCGATCGCGGTCTCGTGGATGAGGGGCTTTGCGCCGAGCCGCTTCTTGCGGACATGCGCGGGCAGGGACTTGTCGTCGAGCGCGGCCATGGGGGTCTCCGGGGGTCCGGTCCCGGGTTAGTCCGCCGGCCATCCGGGCGCAAGCGCGGCGGCCGAAACGCGCCTTGACTTCGCCTCCGGCCCCCCTCTATACCCGTGCCGACCGGGCGGTTAGCTCAGCGGGAGAGCATTCGCTTCACACGCGAAGGGTCACAGGTTCAATCCCTGTACCGCCCACCACCGTATTCTCGTTACAGCATGCAAGCCGTTGATGGGATTGATCAACGGGCGCGATGAATTGACCGTTGCGTGACCCCGAGGGAAGGGGCACGATGCCTCCTGACACCTGCTGCCGCCCCCGGCGGCCGGAACGACAGGAGGCTTCCCATGACGGTCCCCGGCTGGAAACTCGGCGCTTTCGCGCTGGTCGCGGCCTTCGCCACCCCCATGCTGGCGCCCGCCGCCCTCGCCGAGACCGTCTACCACCGCGGCAATTCCGGCGAGCCCGAGACCCTCGACCCCCACAAGACGTCGACCGTCGCCGAAGGCGACATCCTGCGCGACGTCTACGAGGGCCTCGTGGCCTACAGCGCCAAGGCCGAGGTGATCCCGGGCGCCGCCGAGTCCTGGACGGTCAGCCCGGACGGCCTGACCTACACGTTCAAGATCCGCGCGAATGCCGCCTGGTCCAACGGCGACCCGGTCAAGGCCTCCGACTTCGCCTTCTCGTTCCGCCGCCTGATGGATCCGGCCACGGGCGCCAAGTACGCGACCGTGCTCTACTGCCTGAAGAACGCCGAGAAGATCAACAAGGGCCAGATGAAGCCCGAGGAGCTCGGCGTCAAGGCGGTCGACGACCGCACCCTCGAGGTCACGCTCGAGAGCCCGACGCCCTACTTCATCCAGCTCCTCACCCATACGACCGGCCTGCCGGTCCACCCGGGATCGGTGGCCAAGTTCGGCAAGGACTTCGTCAAGGCCGAGAACTTCGTCTCGAACGGCGCCTACGTGCCGAAGGAGGTCGTGCCCGCCTCGCACATCCGGCTCGAGAGGAACCCGAAGTTCCACGACGCCGCCAACGTGAAGATCGACGCCGTCGTCTTCTACCCGACCGAGGACCGCTCCGCCGCGCTCCGCCGCTTCCAGGCCGGCGAGTTGCACTCCAACAACGACGTCCCGGCCGACCAGGTCGACTTCATCAAGAAGACCTTCGGCAAGCAGTTCCGCACCGCCCCCTACCTCGGCACCTACTACTTCGCCTTCAACACCACCAAGGGCCCGCTCGGCGACGCGCGGGTGCGCCAGGCCCTGTCCATGGTGGTCGACCGCGAGTTCCTCGCCGACCAGATCTGGGGCGGCACCATGCTGCCCGGCTACTCCTTCGTGCCCCCCGGCGTCGCCAACTACGAGGGCGGCCCCGCCTACGCGACCTGGAAGGACATGGCCCCGCTCGACCGGGAGGAGGCGGCCCTGAAGCTCATGAAGGAGGCCGGCTACGGACCGGCCAAGCCGATCAAGCTCGAGATCCGCTACAACACCTCCGAGAACCACAAGAAGACCTCGGTCGCGCTCGCCGAGATGTGGAAGCCGCTCGGCGTCGAGGTGACCTACGTCAACACCGACCTGAAGACCCACTACGCGCACCTGCGCGACGGCGGCGACTTCGACATCGCCCGCGCCGGCTGGATCGCCGACTATTCCGACCCGCAGAACTTCCTGTTCCTGGTCGAGAGCGACAATGCCGGCTTCAACTACGCGCGCTACAAGAACCCCGAGTATGATGGCCTTATGAAGAAGGCCGCCGCCGAGACGGACCTCGTCAAGCGCGCCGCCGTGCTGAAGCAGGCCGAGACGATCTTCATGCGCGACCTGCCCTTCGTGCCGCTCCTCTACTACGCCTCCAAGAACCTCGTCTCCGACAAGCTCGCGGGCTGGGAGGACAACACCCGCGACGCCCATCCGACCCGCTTCCTGTCGCTGAAGTGAGGACGGACGGGCAGCGCGCCGAAAGGCGGGCGGCGGCTCCGGTGGCGGGCCGCGCCCCATGCTGAGCTATGCGCTCCGCCGGCTGCTGGGCGCGGTCCCGACCGTCTTCGTCATCGTGACGATCTCGTTCTTCCTGATCCGGGTCGCCCCGGGCGGACCGTTCGACCTGGAGCGGCCGCTCGAGGCGAAGGTGATGGAGAATCTCCGGCGCATCTACCAGATGGACCGGCCGCTCGCCGAGCAGTACTGGACCTACCTGAAGAACGTCGTCGTCGGCGACTTCGGCCCGAGCTTCTACTGGCGGGACTTCACGGTCGCCGAGCTCTTCGCCGGCGCCCTGCCGATCTCCGTCCGTCTCGGCGTCCTGGCGCTCGTCCTCGCCGTCCTGGTCGGCGGCACCCTCGGCACCGTCGCGGCCTTCCGGCAGAACCGCGCCGAGGACTTCGCCGTGATGACGGTCGCCACCGCCGGGATCACCATCCCGACCTTCGTGGTCGCGCCCCTGCTGCAGATCGTCTTCGGCATCTGGCTCGCCTGGCTTCCCGTGGCCGGCTGGGGCGGCGGCGCCCTGCGCAACACGATCCTGCCGGTCCTCGTCCTCGCGCTGCCGCAGACCGCCATCGTGGCGCGGCTGACCCGCGCGAGCCTGATCGAGATCCTGCGCTCCAACCCGATCCGCACCCTGAAGGCCGCGGGCCTGCCCCCGACGGTCGTCGTCCGCCACGCGCTCCGCGCCGCCGCCCTGCCGGTCGTCTCCTATCTCGGGCCCGCCTCGGCCGCGCTGCTGACCGGCTCGGTCGTGGTCGAGACGATCTTCGGCATCCCGGGCGTCGGCCGCTTCTTCGTCGAGGGCGCGCTGAACCGCGACTACACGCTGGTGATGGGCACGGTCGTGCTCATCGCCGTCTTCATCATCGTCTTCAACCTCGTCGTCGACCTCGTCTACGCGCTGGTCGACCCGCGCGTGAGGCTCGATTGAGCGCCGCCGCGGCCGTGGGCCGCTCCCTCTGGGCCGACGCCCGCGCGCGCCTCTTCGCCAACCGGGCCGCGGTGACGAGCCTCGTCCTCCTCGGCCTCGTCGCGTTCTTCGCGCTCGCCGGCCCGAGCCTCGCCCCCAACCCCTACGACCGCGTCTACCCCGACTTCGTCCGCACGCCCCCCTCGCTCGCCGCCCATCCGGACCCGGCCCGCGCGGAGGACATCGCCCGCCGCCTCGCCGCCCGCGTCCGCGCCACGGTCGCCGCCGCCGAGCATCGCGGCGACAGCCTTCGGCTCACCCTGACGGCGCCCCGCGCCATAGACCCGCGCCTGCCCTCCGTGTTCGACCGCTCCGACCTCTTCGAAGCCGCGACGGTGGTGGAGACGACGGACGAGGGCCGGCGCATGGTCCTGGACATGCGCGTCGAGCGCGTCCGCTTCCTCTTCGGCACGGACGGCAACGGCCGCGACCTGCTCGCCCGCGCCATGATCGCCACCCGCGTCTCCCTCGCCATCGGCCTCCTGGCGAGCGCCGTCGCGCTCGTGGTCGGGGTCGCCTGGGGCGCCACGGCCGGCTATCTCGGCGGCCGCGTCGACGCGCTGATGATGCGCGCCGTCGACGTGCTCTATTCGCTGCCCTTCATCTTCTTCGTCATCATGCTGGTGGTCTTCTTCGGCCGGAACTTCGTCCTGATGTTCCTAGCCGTCGGCGCGGTCGAATGGCTCGACATGGCCCGCATCGTCCGCGGCCAGACCCTGTCGCTGAAACGGCAGGAGTTCGTGCAGGCCGCCGAGGCGCTCGGCGTCTCCACGCCCGGCATCCTGATGCGCCACATCGTGCCGAACACGCTCGGCACCGTGGTGGTCTTCCTGACCCTCCTTGTCCCCCGCGTCATCCTGATCGAGAGCTTCCTGTCCTTCCTCGGCCTCGGCGTGCAGGAGCCGCTGACGAGCCTCGGGGTGCTGATCTCCGAGGGCGCCAAGTCGATCCAGGACTCCACCTACCTGCTGGTCTTCCCCTCCATCGTCCTGGTCCTCACGCTTGGCTGCCTCAACTTCCTGGGCGACGGCCTGCGCGACGCCCTCGACCCGCGGGACCGCTGAGATGGACGCTCCCGTCCTGTCCGTCCGCGGCCTCCATGTCCGGTTCCGCACCGCGACCGGCGAGATTCACGCCGTGAAGGGGCTCGACCTCGACGTCGCCCGCGGCGAGACGGTGGCGATCGTCGGCGAGTCCGGCTCGGGCAAGAGCCAGTCCATGATGGCCGTCATGGGCCTCCTCGCCCAGAACGGCCGGGCGGCGGGCAGCGTCCGGGTCGACGGTGCCGAGATCCTCGGCCTGCCCCCGCGCGCGCTCGACCGGGTGCGCGGCCGCAAGATCGGCATGATCTTCCAGGAGCCGATGACCTGCCTCGACCCGCTCTGGCGCATCGGCGACCAGATCGCCGAGCCCCTGATCCACCACGAGGGGCTGACTCGCGAGGCGGCCCTGAAGCGGGCGCGCGAACTCCTGGAGCTCGTCCGCATCCCCGAACCGGACCGGCGCCTGCGCACCTATCCGCACGAGCTCTCCGGCGGCATGCGCCAGCGCGTCATGATCGCCATCGCGCTCGCCTGCCGGCCGGACCTGCTCATCGCCGACGAGCCCACGACCGCCCTGGACGTGACCATCCAGGCCGAGATCCTCGCCCTGGTCGAGGACCTGCAGCGCCGCCTCGGCATGGGGAT carries:
- a CDS encoding chloramphenicol acetyltransferase, which gives rise to MAALDDKSLPAHVRKKRLGAKPLIHETAIARASTFGKFCKLGARTTVIESVFGDYSYATSDCEIVYADIGKFVSIGALVGINPGNHPMERASQSHFTYRSWQYFEDAEDEPELFDRRRQARVSIGHDVWIGRGAIVLPGRTVGTGAVVAAGAVVTRDVEPYTIVGGNPAKPIRARFPAAVAERLIRLGWWDWSHKRLRAALDDFRSLGVEDFLDRHEGAEPWRD
- a CDS encoding PHA/PHB synthase family protein codes for the protein MTDRISTGRRPKAAKPALKLVGGEAVGRSADPAAPAPASAGGPGAWGVPAPSALHLPFPRVESHAARTVADVVDRASHAAAARVTQGLSPAAVTLAYMDWALHLATSPGKSILLAESALRKWAEFGRFALSSALNGGAPCPVCVEPAPNDRRFAADDWKHLPFSLAAQGFLLTEQWWKEATTNVRGVSPHHERVVEFAARQILDMAAPSNVPALNPEVIRRTAEEGGANLVRGFRNWSEDATAAFSGRREGAGEAFVPGRDVAVTPGKVVFRNRLMELIQYEPTTASVRPEPVLIVPAWIMKYYILDLSPENSLVRHLVAEGFTVFMISWKNPTEDDRDIGFDDYRKLGIEAAMGAVAAIVPNVKVHATGYCIGGTLLATAAAAEPQNGRGRFASLTLFASQTDFHEAGELTLFIDDSQLAFLEDMMWERGFLDTKQMAGAFQMLRSTDLVWSRILREYLLGERPPANDLMAWNADATRMPFRMHTEYLKGLFLKNDLAEGRYKVDGRAVALEDVHVPLFAVGTETDHVAPWRSVYKISLLTDTEVTFLLTSGGHNAGIVSEPGHVGRSGRERRYRIGTKGRDDVYVDPDGWLAAHAPQDGSWWPAWFAWLGQHSGAPGAPPPIGAPDKGLPVLCDAPGGYVLEE
- a CDS encoding peptide ABC transporter substrate-binding protein, which gives rise to MTVPGWKLGAFALVAAFATPMLAPAALAETVYHRGNSGEPETLDPHKTSTVAEGDILRDVYEGLVAYSAKAEVIPGAAESWTVSPDGLTYTFKIRANAAWSNGDPVKASDFAFSFRRLMDPATGAKYATVLYCLKNAEKINKGQMKPEELGVKAVDDRTLEVTLESPTPYFIQLLTHTTGLPVHPGSVAKFGKDFVKAENFVSNGAYVPKEVVPASHIRLERNPKFHDAANVKIDAVVFYPTEDRSAALRRFQAGELHSNNDVPADQVDFIKKTFGKQFRTAPYLGTYYFAFNTTKGPLGDARVRQALSMVVDREFLADQIWGGTMLPGYSFVPPGVANYEGGPAYATWKDMAPLDREEAALKLMKEAGYGPAKPIKLEIRYNTSENHKKTSVALAEMWKPLGVEVTYVNTDLKTHYAHLRDGGDFDIARAGWIADYSDPQNFLFLVESDNAGFNYARYKNPEYDGLMKKAAAETDLVKRAAVLKQAETIFMRDLPFVPLLYYASKNLVSDKLAGWEDNTRDAHPTRFLSLK
- a CDS encoding ABC transporter permease subunit; protein product: MSAAAAVGRSLWADARARLFANRAAVTSLVLLGLVAFFALAGPSLAPNPYDRVYPDFVRTPPSLAAHPDPARAEDIARRLAARVRATVAAAEHRGDSLRLTLTAPRAIDPRLPSVFDRSDLFEAATVVETTDEGRRMVLDMRVERVRFLFGTDGNGRDLLARAMIATRVSLAIGLLASAVALVVGVAWGATAGYLGGRVDALMMRAVDVLYSLPFIFFVIMLVVFFGRNFVLMFLAVGAVEWLDMARIVRGQTLSLKRQEFVQAAEALGVSTPGILMRHIVPNTLGTVVVFLTLLVPRVILIESFLSFLGLGVQEPLTSLGVLISEGAKSIQDSTYLLVFPSIVLVLTLGCLNFLGDGLRDALDPRDR
- a CDS encoding ABC transporter permease subunit, translating into MLSYALRRLLGAVPTVFVIVTISFFLIRVAPGGPFDLERPLEAKVMENLRRIYQMDRPLAEQYWTYLKNVVVGDFGPSFYWRDFTVAELFAGALPISVRLGVLALVLAVLVGGTLGTVAAFRQNRAEDFAVMTVATAGITIPTFVVAPLLQIVFGIWLAWLPVAGWGGGALRNTILPVLVLALPQTAIVARLTRASLIEILRSNPIRTLKAAGLPPTVVVRHALRAAALPVVSYLGPASAALLTGSVVVETIFGIPGVGRFFVEGALNRDYTLVMGTVVLIAVFIIVFNLVVDLVYALVDPRVRLD